One stretch of Waddliaceae bacterium DNA includes these proteins:
- a CDS encoding type III secretion T3S chaperone: MPEYPLQEVLKIKERRVDEAERVVKQREEELENEKDKLLKCEQRRDKVKQHYHDKIDQLRLTLDKETTSEKIQQMRAYIDVVQEKLVVEEQKVVEQKEQVKVAKQNLENAKEELRQRRQEVDKIEMHKKEWMKDMRKELELKEALELDEVGIVMHITKKNM; the protein is encoded by the coding sequence ATGCCGGAGTATCCTCTTCAAGAGGTCCTCAAAATCAAAGAAAGACGCGTCGATGAAGCAGAACGCGTAGTAAAACAACGTGAAGAAGAGCTTGAAAATGAGAAAGATAAGCTCTTGAAATGTGAGCAGCGCCGCGATAAAGTAAAACAGCACTATCACGATAAAATCGATCAGCTGCGCCTTACCCTCGACAAAGAGACGACGTCGGAAAAAATACAGCAGATGAGAGCATATATCGACGTCGTACAAGAGAAGCTCGTCGTCGAAGAGCAGAAGGTCGTAGAGCAAAAAGAGCAGGTAAAAGTTGCAAAACAAAACCTCGAAAATGCCAAAGAAGAACTTCGACAACGACGTCAAGAAGTCGACAAGATCGAGATGCATAAAAAAGAATGGATGAAAGATATGCGAAAAGAACTAGAACTCAAAGAGGCTTTGGAACTCGATGAGGTGGGGATAGTGATGCATATCACAAAGAAAAATATGTAA